The genome window TTAAACCTTATATGAATGCAAAAGGACAACAAGGAGGAAAGTTTAATGTCTGAATTCGGAAGCCTCGAAAGTCGTGTACGTCGCAAAGCTCTTCTCGACAAAGTAAAATCTCCCGAGGAGTGCGTAGAGTTCTTCAAGGACGGTATGGATCTGGGCTGGTCTGGTTTTACTCCGGCCGGTTACCCTAAAGCGGTACCCATTGCCCTGGCTGACCATGTAGAAAAAAACAACCTGCAAGGCAAAATGAAGTTCAACCTGTTCATCGGTGCCTCTGTTGGCGCTGAAACAGAGGACCGCTGGGCAACACTGGACATGATCGATCGCCGCTGGCCTTACCAGACCGGTAAGAACATTGCCAAAGGGATCAACGAAGGTCGTATCCGTATGGGTGACAAGCACCTTTCCCTGTTCGCTCAGGACCTTGGTTACGGTTTTTACACCCCGAAAATTGACATTGCCATTATTGAAGTTTCGGCAATCACTGAAGACTGCGGTCTGGTTCCGACCTCTTCCTGCGGTGTTATCGGCGAAATCCTGATGATTGCAGATAAAGTTATCATCGAGGTCAACACGGGACAGCCTTCTTTCGAAGGAATGCACGACTGCCTGATTCCGCAAACTCCGCCGAATCGCCAGCCGTTCCTGATCAGCAGCTCCAATGACCGCATCGGCACCTCGGCGTTCCCATGCGATCCGGACAAGATCATCGCTGTAGTTGAATCCAAGCATCGTGACAAAGGTCGCGCATTTGCTGATATGGACGCAACTTCCGAGGCCATTGCCGGCCACATTATGCAATTCTTCGGTGACGAAGTGAAGGCGGGTCGCCTGCCTGAGAACCTGCTGCCGTTGCAATCCGGCGTTGGCTCCATTGCGAATGCCGTCGTCGGCGGCCTGGCACAAGGTCCTTTCAAGAACCTGACTGTTTTCACTGAGGTTCTTCAGGACACCATGCTTGACCTGTTCGATTCCGGCAAGCTGGATGCAGCATCCGCATGTTCCCTCTCTCTGTCTGAAGAGCCGGGCTTCCCTCGCTTCTTCGAGAATTGGGACAAGTATGCGGACAAAATCGTTCTGCGCCCGCTGTCCATCTCCAACGCGCCTGAGCCGATCCGTCGTCTCGGTTGTATCGCCATGAACACTCCGGTCGAATTTGACATGTATGCACACGCTAACTCTACTCTGGTTGGTGGTACTCGCATGATCAATGGTCTCGGTGGTTCCGGTGACTTCCTGCGTAACGGCTACCTGAAGATCATGCATTCCCCTTCAGTGCGCCCGACCAAAACAGACCCGTACGGCATCACTTGCGTTGTTCCCAAGGCACCGCACATCGACCATACCGAGCACGACCTCGACGTTGTTGTTACCGAGCAGGGTCTCGCCGACCTGCGCGGCCTGGCACCGAAAGATCGTGCCCAGACCATCATCGACAAGTGTGTGCATCCGGAGTACAAGCCGATTATTCAGGAATACTTCGATATGGCTAAGAAAGAGACCTTGGCCAAGGGTATCGGTCACGAGCCTCAACTGTTTGACCGTTGCTTCAAGATGCAGCAAAACCTCGCCCAGAATGGCACCATGCGTATCAAGAACTGGGACATAAATATCGATCTGTGTGAATAAGATCGTTACTCATCGGTACAGCAAAACAACAAAAAGCCCCGTCGGTTTAACCGACGGGGCTTTTTGTTGTAAGTGAAACCCTGCCCGTGTAAGCGGTTGCAGGCATCAACGCCCAGCACGACCACTTACAACATCCAAAGCTATTTCTTGCGACTTCGCGGATGGGCCCGGTCATATTCTTTCATCATTCGATCGGTACTGACCTGGGTGTATTTTTGCGTTGTCGACAATGATTGGTGACCGAGCATCTCTTGGATTGCTCTGAGATCCGCGCCTTCATCAAGCAGATGGGTAGCAAAACTGTGACGCAAAGAGTGTGGTGTTGCCGTTGTCGGCAACCCGAGTTGAAGCAGCTTCTTTTTTAAATTTCGCTGGACTGTTCTGGCCGACAAGCGTGTCCCCTGTCGATTAACCAGCAGAGGCTCATCACGCTCTGTCACCCCACGCCGCTCCAGATAAGCCATCAACGCCTGCAATGCTTTTGAACCAACGGGAACAATCCGTTGCTTTCCCCCTTTACCCAACACCCGCACCAACGCCTGATCAAAATCAAGGTCGGCCACGTTTAAGGCCACAAGTTCACCAACCCGCAGACCACTGGAATAGAGCAGTTCAAAAGCAGCACGATCACGCAATGACTGCAAGGTGCTGTCCCCGGGAGCATCAAGAAGGTGGTACATGTAATCCACGTCCAATGTTGTCGGCAGATAACGTTCCACCCGTGGCAGGCGTACCTGTAATGCGGGGTTGTGCTCAACATGTCCCTGGCGCTGGAGAAAGCTGTAAAAAGATCGTATTGATGCCACCTTACGGGCTACAGTGACCTTTTTATTGTTCTTGAGCAACTGTGCCATCCATCGACGCAGTGTATGTTTTTCGACTGCAGGCAGCAGGGTTTTAAGCTGTTCCCTATGCTCACCACAGATGAAATCGCAAAAAGCCTGTACATCACGTAGGTAAGCGGTCTGGGTATGTGATGCCAGATTGCGTTCAACGCTAAGATAGCGTGAAAATTCATCAAGCCAAGTTGTCATAACCCCGCGCTCCCGATTCATGCTTTGCCACGCTTGCAACCTTGATCTGTTCGGCCTTGTTCCATGTTATGATCAAGAAAAAATTCATCCTATTACACCACGAAAATTTGACGCCTATTAATGATTACGCTACCATTTTGCTATGGACAATGCCAGCCTGCTGTTGACAAGTACAGTTCTCGTTTTCCTGATTGCGCCAGCTATTTTTATTGGTGTTTGCGTCCTGTTCAGTGGCGTGCTTTTCTGGTACGAACGGGCGAATCAGAAACCGGAACTGATCGCACAGCGTTTCCGACTTTCTCACTGGTATCGGATTTTAAAAATTTATGCTCTCGAATATTTTGCCACTTTGGCCTCTCTGCTCATCTATCCTCTGGGATTGCACAGCTCCAAACATCCTCAAAGCAACAAAGAACACCCGATTGTCCTGTTAATTCACGGATTATATCTTAACCGAGCCAGCAGCTTTTACCTCAAAAAGCACCTTGAACAACGCGACTACCATGTCATTACTCTGAATCTGCCACCGTGGAAAGAAGTGGAAACCTTAACGGAATGCATTGACCAGGCCGTCAGCGCATTGCGCCAAGAGGGATTTACCGGACCGATTGATCTTGTGGGCCACTCTTTAGGTGGGCTGATCGCCCGAAACTATGTGCAGCGCCGCGGTGGCGACAAATATATTCGCCAGTGTATCACGGTTGGAGCACCCCATTTCGGCTCAAAAATTGTCCCTTTTTCCATTTCAAAACTGGCGCGCCAGTTAGCGCCGGGCAGCCCTTTCATTGAACAACTCAACCAAGCAAAATGGCCTGAATCGGTGGGCTTTTATTCCATTTTCACCCCACTGGACAACATCGTATTGCCTCCAGGCAGAAGTAAACACCCAGCAGCACGTAACATTGAGATTGCCAACAGTGGCCACATGACACTATGGTACCATCCCCATACGATTCGCCACCTTCGCCAGATTCTAACCAACGGAAAGACGCATGATTGAAATCACCAGCCAACACCGCGACCAGATGATTAACATCACCAGCCTGATTGCCAAACATATTCGCGAACAGGGTTACATCGATGGCGTTATCGTTTTGTTTGTACGCCACACCACAGCGGCACTGACGATCAATGAAAATGCGGACCCGGATGTAGTAACGGACTTACTTGTTACGTTGGATAAAAAAATCCCCTGGAGTGACAACTACCATCACGCCGAAGGAAACAGTGCAGCACATTTAAAAACCAGCCTGATGGGATCCAGCGAAACCGTTATCGTCCGCAATGGCGTGTTGCAATTGGGCACCTGGCAGGGGATCTATTTTTGTGAATTTGATGGCCCGCGCCGACGTCAGGTTGATCTGCAATGGCTTGCCGCAGCCGTATAAATTCCGACAATTATCTGTTTCACAAAAGGCAATAACAACACAATTTCATCGTCAGCCCCAAAAAACGAGGGGCCCCATCAACAGATGAGGCCCCTCGCACAAAAGAATTAAACAGAGAACTGAGATTACGGCACTTGAACAACTTCTTTGACACCGGGAACCTTTTCCAGCAAGATCCGCTCAATGCCCATCTTTAAGGTGACTGTCGACATGGGACAGGAACCACAAGCGCCAACCAGTTTCACACTGACAACACCATCATCACTGACATCAACGAGTTCAACATTACCACCATCAGCCAGCAAGGTCGGGCGGACTTCATCCAATGCTGCTTCAATTTGCTCTTTCATTGTCTTCTCCCTTAAAAGTTATCTATCCAGATATTAAGTAAAAGCGGCCGAAATATCACTAATTTTTCGTTGGCAGAGCAATTCGGGCTGACCGACACCCTTGCCCTGAATCAAAACTTTAAACGTCTCCCCCATGCCCCCATCAGGTAAAATCAAATTCTTCAAGGTCATGCGCAAGGCCATGGCTTTCTGCGGATCAGTCTCCTCAGCTTGCAGGCGAACCAATTCTTCGACAAATCCCAGACCGATCAGGAAGCGGTATTGCTCCGTAAAGTGCAAAGTTTCCAGACCGACATGTTCACCACATCTCTGCAGCAAGGTAAAATCAACGTGGCTGGTGATATCCTGACAGCCGATATTCTGATAGGGATTGTCGTTGGCTGTATGTTGATAATAGCACAGCAAAGTGCCCTGTCGACGAAACGGCGCATAGAGTTCCTGGGCCGGATAGCCGTAATCAATGGTCAGAACAAACCCTTGTTCAAGTTTTTCTGCAACCGACTCAACCCAGGGTTGAACCGCCAGACACACCTCACCACGACATCCTTCCATCACACCTGCGCCCACTCGTTCAAAATGATGCGCAAATTGCGGGCCATCCACCGTGCGCAGCTCCTCTTCCAGCCCCTGCCCCCCCTGAACAACATAAACTTCCTGCAGTTGGCCATCATGTTTTTCAACCACATGAACCGCAAAGGCATCGAGAAGTTCGTTACTCAGAAAACACCCGGTAAAGGACCCCAATTCATCAAAATTCTGCCACGTAATCTGCTCAGCATGGCGATGCAGATGTTCCTGTTGTCGTCGGCGATTATCGGCACTGACATCAATAAGAACATAACGGATGACAGCGTACATCTGTGGATAGTCAGCTTGGAGAGTTTCAAGGATATCAAGGGCAAGAAACCCGTCACCGGCACCTTGTTCAACAACGGTAAAGGAACCACTTCCCAGCAGCTGCCACATCTGATGCAACTGCCGCGCGATAAGAGCACCGAACAGGCTGTGAACGGACGATGACGTAAAAAAGTCGCCTTTTGCGCCAACACGTTGACGAGCCGCCATGTAATATCCATGCTGCGGATGGTAGAGACAGTGCTGCATATAATCACAGAAGGAAAGACCACCGCGTTGCGAAATATCATCAGCGATAATTTGTTCCAACAAGGCATTCGATGTGTTGTGTGGCTGTTCTGTCATGGTATCTGTGCTTTAAAGATGAGAGGAGTGTTCTAAAAAATCGAACACAATTAGCAATTGTCTCAAACGCTCAACCATGGCATCATAACACCCCTTGAAAGATCAATTCCAGCAGGATATGACCATTTTGCTATTCTTTTAGAACCGAAACTCAGCCAGATGAGCGTTTTATCGCTACCAGTCTGGGATTTCAAGCGGAATAATTATCTTGCGACAACCTTTGATATTTTTCTTTAAACCATATCCCCCTCAAACATTCAGGAGTAATAAAAATGGATAGAAGTCTGGCTCTGGAACTTGCCCGTGTCACTGAAGCTGCTGCCGTCGCCTGTGGCCGTTGGGTTGGACGCGGCGATAAGATTTCTGCAGATGATGCGGCAACCACAGCCATGCGTCAAACGTTGGGAATGATGGACATTGACGGCACTGTCGTCATTGGCGAAGGGGAGATGGACGAGGCACCGATGCTGTACATTGGTGAAAAAGTCGGCAATGACAGCGGTCCCAAAGTTGATATCGCAGTTGACCCTCTTGAGGGAACCATCCTGTGTTCCAAGGGGGGTCCGGGTGCCATTGCCACGATTGCCCTCGCTCCTGCCGGCGGCTTTCTTCACGCACCGGATATGTACATGGAAAAAATCATTGTCGGCCCTGAGGCGAAAGGCTGCATTGACATCAACGACCTTCCTTCCAACAATCTTAAGCGGATGGCTGAAGCAAAGCGTTGCAACATTGAAGACCTCACCGTGGTCCTGCTCGACCGCCCCCGTCACGATGAAGCGGTCGCGGACATTCGCAAAGTGGGTGCCCGGATCAAGCTGATTAGTGATGGCGATGTTGCCCCTGCTGTAGCTACAGGGATTCCGGACAGCGGGATTGACATGGTCCTGGGTATTGGTGGCGCCCCTGAGGGGGTTTTAGCTGCTGCTGCAGTCAAATGTTTTGGTGGCGATATGCAGGCCCGACTGATTTTCACGACAGATGAAGAACGCGAACGCGCCCCCAAAATGGGTATCACCGATTTCGACAAAGTTTATACAGCAGAAGAACTCGCCAGCGGTGATGTCTTTTTTGCCGCCAGCGGAGTCACCGGCGGCGATCTGCTCAAAGGCGTTCGATATTTCTCTGGCGGCGCCCAGACTCAGACCATTGTCATGCGTTCTAAAAGCCGCACAATACGCTTCATTGACTCTTACCACTATCTGGAACACAAGCCGGGATTTGAAAGCTAAACCATCACGCTGTTATGGCTTTGAATGCTCTAAGTAACGAAAGTCATACAACACCAAGAGGCCTGAGTGCCGCTTAAACAGCGCTGTCAACGGACATGAAAGAGTAAGTCACTAATAACTTGTCAATATCATGTGCAATTGTTAGTATTTTCCTGTTTTGTTTACACTAAAATGGCGATGCGATATCTGCTGGAAAAACACACGCGCCGCGTGGGAATGTTCTGACGGAACATTCTGAATTCCAATAGGTTTTCAGAGAAAACAAGTTCATCGGATCACCATCTTAGTCTGTATTGTCTCAAGCTCAGTTCTGATTCCGTCATGGTAATGCACCAATGACTGGAGCACTCTTATCAGGACTGTGTTTTATGAACTCAGGGGAGAATCATGGCAATCATTACTATCTCGCGTGAAATGGGCAGTGGTGGCTCTATTATTGCGCGCAATCTGGCCGACAAATTGGGCTACGATCTCATTGATGGCGAAGCAATTCTCAAAGTCGCCGCCTCTTACGGTCTAACTGCTGACAATGTCGAAATGGCGGATGAAAAGCCACCGGCATTTGTCGAAAGCCTTGACGAAAGTCTTGAGATTGATATGCATCGTATTGAGCAGATCATTCTCGAGTATGCTCTCAAGGGCAATGCCATTATCTATGGACGCGGTGGACAGGATCTTCTTGCCGGAATCAACACGGTTTTCCGGACCCGCATCATTGCTCCATTCGACATCCGTGTGGAGCGTTGGGCTGAGCGAGAATGGCTCGATCCTGATCTGTCGCGCATTCTGGTACGTAAAAGCGATCAGCAACGCGCCGGGTTCATCAAGTATTATTTCGACCGCGATTGGAATGACCCCTACGATTATGACCTGGTCATCAACACCACCAAGATCTCCGAAGAGATGGCTGTTGACCTGATCTGCAAAGGGATCGAAGAGAAAAATCTTCAGGAAAACAATGAGCGCTGTCGACAAAAACTGATCGACCTGATTCAGTGCAAAAAAACCGAGATCGCTATTCTGCAATCAGATCAGGTTGATGGTTACCATCTGCAAGTCCATGTCGATGGGGGAGTAACTGTTCTTGACGGCCATGTTCACAGCGAAGACGAGCGGCGGGCCATTCATGCCATTGTCAAGGACCTGGCTCCAAAACAGGAACTGAAAGACCAGCTCAAAGTGTTCGCCTACCATATCAACCCCAAGGAGGGCTAGATGTCTCTTTGAGACGGACAAGGCTGACGCAATCCTTATGACTGCCATGAACAACCCATCCACAGAATCGCTGGGTATCAGCACCCTTGAGGATATCAGTGCGCTGATTCTGCAGTCCCACGACCTCAACGAGACATTGAACAATATTGTCAGCCTCGTTGCGCGGCGCATGCACTCCGAGGTGTGCTCAATCTATCTTCTTGATGAAGACGGAGAGACCTTGTGGTTACGGGCAACTCAAGGGCTCACCCAGGAAGCGATTGGCAAAGTCAGCATGAAGTTGGGAGAAGGGCTGGCTAGTATGGCCATCGAACAAGGCCACCCCATCTCCATTCTCGAACCCGAGGAACACCCCCGCTACCTGTACTTTCAGGAAACCGGTGAGGAACAGTTTCACTGCTTTCTCGCTGTTCCTTTGATGGATCGACGCAATCCAATAGGCGTCATCACTCTGCAAAGCACCGAAAAACGCGCGTTCAGCCCGACCGAGATCAGCACCATGACCACCATCGCCTTCCAGGTGTCGACGGTGGTCACCAATGCCCAATTGCTTAATTCCATCCAGCAAAACAAATTGCAGCCCGCGCCTACGGCACTGGAAACAGACGACAATCATCAACAACAAAGTGCCATTAGAGGCACGGTGGCTTATCCCGGTGTTATCTCTGGACCGGTCTACGTTCTGGACGAGCAAAGCGGTTTTGCCGACATTCTTGATGAAGATAATATCAATATCAGTGAAGAGATCGACCGCCTTAACAACGCGCTTGAAGAAACACGTATTCAGACCCTGTTTCTTGAAAAACGCGTTGCAAAACGGCTATCTGAACAGGATGCGGCAATTTTCCACACTCATCTGATGATCCTCGAAGATCGAGGATTCATCGATCAGATGACCAATGAAATCCGCAGTGGCCATAACGCACCTTATGCGCTGAAAAAGGTCATTGGCGAATACACCGAAGCTTTTTCACGCATGGAGGATCCGTATCTGCGTGAACGGGCCAGTGATACTGTTGACATTGGTCGCAGGCTGTTAGCCAACCTGACCGGACAGCAGGAAAAAACCCTACAATTCAAGCGCCCCGGCATTCTCTTTGCCAAAGAGATTATGCCCTCTGACATGGCGATTCTCGACCACGAGAAACTATTAGGTATTGTCACAGAAGCTGGTGAACAGAACTCTCACGCTGTTATCATGGCAAAAGCGTTGGGCATCCCTGCCTTGGTCGGAGTCAAAGGCGTTACAAAAAAAGTGTCATCGGGGTCCAATGTTATCCTTGATGGCAACTCAGGCTGTCTGTTTATCGATCCAGTAGAAGGAATTATCGAGGAATACCAGCGCCTTGAACAGGACAGCAGTAAGGAACTGCATCGGCTTAGCGAATTTCGTGACCGGCCGGCCCTGTCCAAAGACGGCGTCAATGTGACGTTGCGCGCCAACATTGGATTAATCAGCGATGTTGCGGTGGCCCAACGTAACGGCGCCGATGGTGTCGGCCTGTATCGTACCGAATTCCCCTATATGACGCGCAGCAACTTCCCTGATCGTAATGATCAATATCAATTGTGCAAAAAAATCGTCGAAAGCTTTGAAGGACCCGTAACGATTCGTACGCTTGATATCGGTGGCGACAAAGGGTTGCCCTACTTCAGTCCCCCGGCTGAAGATAATCCGTTCATGGGCTGGCGTTCAGTTCGTGTCTCTTTGGACAATCGCGACATCTTCCGCACCCAGATTGAAGCAATTCTCATG of Desulfuromonas acetoxidans DSM 684 contains these proteins:
- a CDS encoding acetyl-CoA hydrolase/transferase C-terminal domain-containing protein, producing the protein MSEFGSLESRVRRKALLDKVKSPEECVEFFKDGMDLGWSGFTPAGYPKAVPIALADHVEKNNLQGKMKFNLFIGASVGAETEDRWATLDMIDRRWPYQTGKNIAKGINEGRIRMGDKHLSLFAQDLGYGFYTPKIDIAIIEVSAITEDCGLVPTSSCGVIGEILMIADKVIIEVNTGQPSFEGMHDCLIPQTPPNRQPFLISSSNDRIGTSAFPCDPDKIIAVVESKHRDKGRAFADMDATSEAIAGHIMQFFGDEVKAGRLPENLLPLQSGVGSIANAVVGGLAQGPFKNLTVFTEVLQDTMLDLFDSGKLDAASACSLSLSEEPGFPRFFENWDKYADKIVLRPLSISNAPEPIRRLGCIAMNTPVEFDMYAHANSTLVGGTRMINGLGGSGDFLRNGYLKIMHSPSVRPTKTDPYGITCVVPKAPHIDHTEHDLDVVVTEQGLADLRGLAPKDRAQTIIDKCVHPEYKPIIQEYFDMAKKETLAKGIGHEPQLFDRCFKMQQNLAQNGTMRIKNWDINIDLCE
- the xerA gene encoding site-specific tyrosine recombinase/integron integrase, with translation MTTWLDEFSRYLSVERNLASHTQTAYLRDVQAFCDFICGEHREQLKTLLPAVEKHTLRRWMAQLLKNNKKVTVARKVASIRSFYSFLQRQGHVEHNPALQVRLPRVERYLPTTLDVDYMYHLLDAPGDSTLQSLRDRAAFELLYSSGLRVGELVALNVADLDFDQALVRVLGKGGKQRIVPVGSKALQALMAYLERRGVTERDEPLLVNRQGTRLSARTVQRNLKKKLLQLGLPTTATPHSLRHSFATHLLDEGADLRAIQEMLGHQSLSTTQKYTQVSTDRMMKEYDRAHPRSRKK
- a CDS encoding esterase/lipase family protein; the encoded protein is MDNASLLLTSTVLVFLIAPAIFIGVCVLFSGVLFWYERANQKPELIAQRFRLSHWYRILKIYALEYFATLASLLIYPLGLHSSKHPQSNKEHPIVLLIHGLYLNRASSFYLKKHLEQRDYHVITLNLPPWKEVETLTECIDQAVSALRQEGFTGPIDLVGHSLGGLIARNYVQRRGGDKYIRQCITVGAPHFGSKIVPFSISKLARQLAPGSPFIEQLNQAKWPESVGFYSIFTPLDNIVLPPGRSKHPAARNIEIANSGHMTLWYHPHTIRHLRQILTNGKTHD
- a CDS encoding secondary thiamine-phosphate synthase enzyme YjbQ, whose protein sequence is MIEITSQHRDQMINITSLIAKHIREQGYIDGVIVLFVRHTTAALTINENADPDVVTDLLVTLDKKIPWSDNYHHAEGNSAAHLKTSLMGSSETVIVRNGVLQLGTWQGIYFCEFDGPRRRQVDLQWLAAAV
- a CDS encoding NifU family protein: MKEQIEAALDEVRPTLLADGGNVELVDVSDDGVVSVKLVGACGSCPMSTVTLKMGIERILLEKVPGVKEVVQVP
- a CDS encoding class I SAM-dependent methyltransferase — encoded protein: MTEQPHNTSNALLEQIIADDISQRGGLSFCDYMQHCLYHPQHGYYMAARQRVGAKGDFFTSSSVHSLFGALIARQLHQMWQLLGSGSFTVVEQGAGDGFLALDILETLQADYPQMYAVIRYVLIDVSADNRRRQQEHLHRHAEQITWQNFDELGSFTGCFLSNELLDAFAVHVVEKHDGQLQEVYVVQGGQGLEEELRTVDGPQFAHHFERVGAGVMEGCRGEVCLAVQPWVESVAEKLEQGFVLTIDYGYPAQELYAPFRRQGTLLCYYQHTANDNPYQNIGCQDITSHVDFTLLQRCGEHVGLETLHFTEQYRFLIGLGFVEELVRLQAEETDPQKAMALRMTLKNLILPDGGMGETFKVLIQGKGVGQPELLCQRKISDISAAFT
- the glpX gene encoding class II fructose-bisphosphatase; this encodes MDRSLALELARVTEAAAVACGRWVGRGDKISADDAATTAMRQTLGMMDIDGTVVIGEGEMDEAPMLYIGEKVGNDSGPKVDIAVDPLEGTILCSKGGPGAIATIALAPAGGFLHAPDMYMEKIIVGPEAKGCIDINDLPSNNLKRMAEAKRCNIEDLTVVLLDRPRHDEAVADIRKVGARIKLISDGDVAPAVATGIPDSGIDMVLGIGGAPEGVLAAAAVKCFGGDMQARLIFTTDEERERAPKMGITDFDKVYTAEELASGDVFFAASGVTGGDLLKGVRYFSGGAQTQTIVMRSKSRTIRFIDSYHYLEHKPGFES
- a CDS encoding cytidylate kinase-like family protein; amino-acid sequence: MAIITISREMGSGGSIIARNLADKLGYDLIDGEAILKVAASYGLTADNVEMADEKPPAFVESLDESLEIDMHRIEQIILEYALKGNAIIYGRGGQDLLAGINTVFRTRIIAPFDIRVERWAEREWLDPDLSRILVRKSDQQRAGFIKYYFDRDWNDPYDYDLVINTTKISEEMAVDLICKGIEEKNLQENNERCRQKLIDLIQCKKTEIAILQSDQVDGYHLQVHVDGGVTVLDGHVHSEDERRAIHAIVKDLAPKQELKDQLKVFAYHINPKEG
- the ptsP gene encoding phosphoenolpyruvate--protein phosphotransferase, which codes for MNNPSTESLGISTLEDISALILQSHDLNETLNNIVSLVARRMHSEVCSIYLLDEDGETLWLRATQGLTQEAIGKVSMKLGEGLASMAIEQGHPISILEPEEHPRYLYFQETGEEQFHCFLAVPLMDRRNPIGVITLQSTEKRAFSPTEISTMTTIAFQVSTVVTNAQLLNSIQQNKLQPAPTALETDDNHQQQSAIRGTVAYPGVISGPVYVLDEQSGFADILDEDNINISEEIDRLNNALEETRIQTLFLEKRVAKRLSEQDAAIFHTHLMILEDRGFIDQMTNEIRSGHNAPYALKKVIGEYTEAFSRMEDPYLRERASDTVDIGRRLLANLTGQQEKTLQFKRPGILFAKEIMPSDMAILDHEKLLGIVTEAGEQNSHAVIMAKALGIPALVGVKGVTKKVSSGSNVILDGNSGCLFIDPVEGIIEEYQRLEQDSSKELHRLSEFRDRPALSKDGVNVTLRANIGLISDVAVAQRNGADGVGLYRTEFPYMTRSNFPDRNDQYQLCKKIVESFEGPVTIRTLDIGGDKGLPYFSPPAEDNPFMGWRSVRVSLDNRDIFRTQIEAILMAGCHGKVKLLFPMISGVEEVRACKEVIEEAKNNLRQENIPFAEDIPIGVMIEVPAAVQMCKFLATEVDFFALGTNDLVQYMLAADRNNPLVNKYYNPLHPAILQAIKYVSDTANRLGKGVCLCGEMASDPLSFLVLLGIGIREFSMVSPFIPRTKAFLSDLNCSDATYIAEEVLQMGGSEQIHDFLVAAVNDLHSVT